In Longimicrobium sp., one DNA window encodes the following:
- a CDS encoding DUF4145 domain-containing protein, giving the protein MEHISPNSAAFLCRRQLEIVLRQQLKTKRGMLGTLIDQYSSAQTLPPLVADLMNTIRCFGNVAGHGEQDDSGEWIDVEVGEAAYMLDALPHIYRFVYVEPAVRELMRQRAEAKNKGKNPGSLSAASQFVLAQTPPAPQETAERDEDGLPL; this is encoded by the coding sequence GTGGAACACATCTCTCCGAACAGCGCCGCGTTTCTGTGCAGGCGCCAGTTAGAGATAGTGCTGCGGCAGCAACTCAAAACGAAGCGTGGGATGCTGGGCACCCTGATCGATCAGTACAGCAGTGCACAGACACTCCCGCCCCTGGTCGCCGACCTGATGAACACAATCCGTTGCTTTGGGAACGTGGCCGGGCATGGGGAGCAAGACGATTCGGGCGAGTGGATCGACGTTGAAGTAGGTGAGGCAGCATATATGCTTGACGCTCTCCCTCACATCTATCGCTTTGTGTACGTGGAGCCCGCGGTTCGCGAGCTGATGCGCCAGAGAGCCGAAGCGAAGAACAAGGGAAAGAATCCTGGAAGCCTTAGCGCCGCCTCTCAGTTTGTACTTGCGCAAACGCCCCCGGCGCCACAGGAGACCGCAGAGCGAGATGAGGACGGCCTTCCGTTGTGA
- a CDS encoding 6-pyruvoyl trahydropterin synthase family protein: MATVRVTRRLHFSAAHRLHNPAFSDEENRRVFGPCNHPNWHGHNYELDVTVEGQPNPDTGYVVDLGLLRDAAEAVVADLDHRNLNLDVPWLRDVIPSTENLVVALWHRIAPVVPAGRLVKLTLWETPRNSAEYSGE, encoded by the coding sequence GTGGCAACGGTTCGCGTAACTCGCCGGCTGCACTTCAGCGCGGCGCACCGGCTGCACAACCCGGCCTTCTCCGACGAGGAGAACCGCCGCGTGTTCGGCCCGTGCAACCATCCCAACTGGCACGGCCACAACTACGAGCTCGACGTTACCGTCGAGGGCCAGCCGAACCCGGACACGGGCTACGTGGTGGACCTGGGCCTGCTGCGCGACGCCGCCGAGGCGGTGGTGGCAGACCTGGACCACCGCAACCTGAACCTGGACGTGCCCTGGCTGCGGGACGTGATCCCGTCCACGGAAAACCTGGTCGTAGCGCTGTGGCACCGGATTGCGCCGGTGGTGCCCGCGGGCCGGCTGGTGAAGCTGACACTTTGGGAAACACCGCGGAACTCCGCGGAATATTCGGGAGAATAG
- a CDS encoding Fur family transcriptional regulator: protein MEQQILELISGRGHRLTQPRRAVVREMARAGGPVSARVIHEALLAEETDLATVYRTLHWLVELGVARTVVTGGAERFELVADDRHSHHLRCDACGTIRTVSVCGLDRAVLERIEREYGFAVDHHRLTFHGRCAGCRS, encoded by the coding sequence GTGGAGCAGCAGATCCTGGAGCTGATCTCGGGGCGAGGGCACCGGCTGACCCAGCCGCGCCGCGCGGTCGTGCGCGAGATGGCGCGTGCCGGCGGGCCCGTCAGCGCTCGCGTTATCCACGAGGCGCTGTTGGCGGAGGAGACCGACCTGGCCACCGTGTACCGCACCCTCCACTGGCTGGTGGAGCTCGGCGTTGCGCGGACGGTGGTCACCGGCGGCGCGGAGCGGTTCGAGCTGGTGGCGGACGATCGCCACTCGCACCACCTGCGCTGCGACGCCTGCGGCACCATCCGCACGGTGTCCGTCTGCGGCCTGGACCGCGCGGTGCTGGAACGCATCGAGCGCGAGTACGGCTTTGCGGTAGACCATCACCGGCTGACTTTCCACGGGCGCTGCGCCGGGTGTCGTTCCTAG
- a CDS encoding thioredoxin family protein codes for MMATTTELDLQACWDGAFSWDDYLNHEVVKLAEMWKGTWQRARAPEWATQRGQEIGGRWRILVISEDWCGDACNTIPWMARLAEALPQVELRVAKRDENPELMDAFLTNGSRSIPIAIVLRENGTVAGHWGPRPAELQEFVLREKRAGIRTTDDIYRDVRTWYARDRGETTLRQLLDIMADG; via the coding sequence ATGATGGCGACGACGACGGAGCTGGACCTGCAGGCCTGCTGGGACGGTGCGTTCAGCTGGGACGACTACCTGAACCACGAGGTGGTGAAGCTCGCCGAGATGTGGAAGGGCACTTGGCAGCGCGCCCGGGCCCCGGAGTGGGCAACGCAGCGCGGGCAGGAGATCGGCGGGCGGTGGCGGATCCTGGTGATTTCCGAGGATTGGTGCGGCGACGCATGCAACACCATTCCCTGGATGGCGCGCCTGGCCGAAGCGCTTCCCCAGGTGGAGCTGCGCGTAGCCAAGCGCGACGAGAACCCGGAATTGATGGATGCGTTCCTGACCAACGGCTCGCGCTCGATCCCCATCGCGATCGTGCTGCGCGAGAACGGGACGGTGGCGGGGCACTGGGGTCCGCGTCCGGCGGAGCTGCAGGAATTCGTGCTGCGGGAAAAACGGGCCGGCATCCGCACGACGGACGACATCTACCGCGACGTCCGCACCTGGTACGCCCGCGACCGTGGCGAAACCACCCTCCGCCAGCTGCTGGACATCATGGCGGACGGCTGA
- the folE gene encoding GTP cyclohydrolase I FolE, whose product MPDGTEAEGQAGAEFAGLVRGMLEALGEDPERDGLLKTPERVEKSLRWLTRGYGLSVHDAVGDAIFDEDHHNMVIVKDIEMYSMCEHHMLPFFGKVHVAYIPNGKIVGLSKLPRVVEIFARRLQVQERLTEQIARALMDVLEPQGVGVVIEAAHLCMMMRGVEKQNSRTVTSAMKGVFLNDLGAREEFLGLVRGRD is encoded by the coding sequence ATGCCGGACGGAACGGAAGCGGAGGGCCAGGCTGGCGCGGAGTTCGCGGGCCTGGTGAGGGGCATGCTCGAGGCGCTGGGGGAGGATCCCGAACGCGACGGCCTGCTGAAGACCCCCGAGCGGGTGGAAAAGAGCCTGCGCTGGCTGACGCGCGGCTACGGCCTGTCGGTGCACGACGCTGTCGGCGACGCCATCTTCGACGAAGACCATCACAACATGGTCATCGTCAAGGACATCGAGATGTATTCGATGTGCGAGCACCACATGCTGCCGTTCTTCGGCAAGGTGCACGTGGCGTACATCCCCAACGGCAAGATCGTGGGGCTGAGCAAGCTGCCGCGCGTGGTGGAGATCTTCGCGCGCCGCCTCCAGGTGCAGGAGCGGCTGACGGAACAGATTGCCCGCGCGCTGATGGACGTGCTGGAGCCGCAGGGCGTGGGCGTGGTGATTGAGGCCGCGCACCTGTGCATGATGATGCGCGGGGTGGAAAAGCAGAATTCGCGCACCGTCACCAGCGCCATGAAGGGCGTGTTCCTGAACGACCTGGGCGCGCGCGAGGAGTTCCTGGGGCTGGTGAGGGGCAGGGACTAG
- a CDS encoding VLRF1 family aeRF1-type release factor, whose protein sequence is MISRQDLERLIQRQDGDKQVLSLFLDMSVDSNNKRNHLVFLGQRRGDFAELENITIPTGSGSETGVGSLYERILGWCENEFDEQNRGVVIYAEVGGDWFEALQFPVSVQNRMVVSDRPVIGPLAQVLTTYEHYGVVLLDREHVRILSVYLGTLLDELEFRGDPLPVPSNVKAGGYSQTRYQRRKREEMKHFFKDFATEVEKFVHRFHPASLVLLGTDENVARFREFLADNVQQMIGHTGPMPVDQAASEVLARLEPHLRADHERHDRELLEQVRDRAAHDYLATAGVQGTLTALQEGKVDTLVLPRDGQIQGVRCSQCGFVFVRDVSRCPYDGSESLEQVDVMEEMVRLAQQQEAEIQFADANAIADLRGAAALLRF, encoded by the coding sequence ATGATCAGCAGACAGGATCTCGAACGCCTGATTCAGCGCCAGGACGGGGACAAGCAGGTGCTGTCGTTGTTCCTCGACATGTCGGTGGACAGCAACAACAAGCGAAACCACCTCGTCTTTCTGGGGCAGCGGCGCGGCGACTTCGCCGAGCTCGAAAACATCACCATCCCCACCGGCAGCGGAAGCGAAACGGGCGTCGGGAGCCTGTACGAGCGCATTCTCGGCTGGTGCGAAAACGAGTTCGACGAGCAGAACCGCGGCGTGGTGATCTACGCCGAAGTGGGCGGCGACTGGTTCGAGGCCCTGCAGTTCCCCGTGTCGGTGCAGAACCGGATGGTGGTCAGCGACCGCCCGGTGATCGGTCCGCTGGCGCAGGTGCTGACGACGTACGAGCACTACGGCGTGGTGCTGCTGGACCGCGAGCACGTCCGCATTCTCAGCGTGTACCTGGGAACGCTGCTCGACGAGCTGGAGTTTCGCGGCGACCCGCTGCCGGTGCCCAGCAACGTCAAGGCGGGCGGCTACTCGCAGACGCGCTACCAGCGGCGCAAGCGCGAGGAGATGAAGCACTTCTTCAAGGACTTCGCCACCGAGGTGGAGAAGTTCGTGCACCGCTTCCACCCCGCCAGCCTGGTGCTGCTGGGAACGGACGAGAACGTCGCCCGGTTCCGCGAATTCCTTGCGGACAACGTGCAGCAGATGATCGGCCACACCGGTCCCATGCCGGTGGACCAGGCGGCGTCGGAGGTGCTGGCCCGGCTGGAGCCGCACCTGCGCGCCGATCACGAGCGGCACGACCGCGAGCTCCTGGAGCAGGTGCGCGACCGCGCGGCCCACGACTACCTGGCCACGGCCGGGGTGCAGGGCACGCTCACGGCGCTGCAGGAGGGCAAGGTCGACACGCTGGTGCTGCCGCGCGACGGCCAGATCCAGGGCGTGCGCTGCAGCCAGTGCGGCTTCGTCTTCGTGCGCGACGTCAGCCGCTGCCCGTACGACGGGTCGGAATCGCTGGAGCAGGTGGACGTGATGGAGGAGATGGTGCGGCTGGCGCAGCAGCAGGAGGCCGAGATCCAGTTCGCCGACGCCAACGCCATCGCCGACCTGCGCGGCGCCGCGGCCCTGCTGCGGTTCTGA
- a CDS encoding sigma-54 dependent transcriptional regulator: MRILVVDDERAIRFSLMELLQDDGHEVREAEHAPAALAALEQAPADLVLSDLTMPAMDGMALLEEVRARHPETLFVLVTAHGDERTAVRALGQGAYGYVPKPFDNDEIRAVVRRAREVLSLRAENGRLRRELAGDFRGLIGDSAALREVVRVIRRAAPTEATVLVTGESGTGKELVARAVHDESRRRTGPFIALNCSALPGELVERELFGHVRGAFTGADRDAEGLFEAADGGTLFLDEVGDLAPPAQAKLLRALEERQVTRLGSTKPVPVDVRMVAATNRPLEAMVASGAFRDDLLYRLRVIALQIPPLRDRREDVMPLALHFLAHFAGRYGRPVRGFSDAARRLLLSYDWPGNVRELRNAVERAVVMAEEDEIGAGDVPPQLAESRAPVGPVDAALADLPFAEARDRAMEAWERRFLAAALERHGDNVSATARALDLHRQSLQKRLRSLGLTREGPADGPGPSA, encoded by the coding sequence GTGAGAATCCTGGTCGTCGATGACGAGCGAGCGATCCGCTTTTCGCTCATGGAGCTTCTGCAGGACGACGGGCACGAGGTGCGCGAGGCCGAGCACGCGCCCGCGGCCCTCGCTGCGCTGGAGCAGGCGCCTGCCGACCTCGTCCTTTCCGACCTCACCATGCCGGCGATGGACGGAATGGCGCTGCTGGAGGAGGTCCGCGCCCGCCATCCCGAAACCCTCTTCGTCCTCGTCACCGCGCACGGGGACGAGCGGACGGCGGTGCGCGCGCTGGGGCAGGGCGCGTACGGCTACGTTCCCAAGCCCTTCGACAACGACGAAATCCGCGCCGTGGTCCGCCGCGCGCGCGAAGTGCTTTCGCTGCGCGCCGAGAACGGGCGGCTGCGGCGCGAGCTGGCGGGCGACTTCCGCGGGCTGATCGGCGACTCTGCGGCGCTGCGCGAGGTGGTGCGCGTCATCCGGCGCGCCGCGCCTACGGAAGCCACGGTGCTCGTTACCGGCGAGAGCGGCACCGGCAAGGAACTGGTCGCCCGCGCCGTGCACGACGAGAGCCGGCGGCGCACGGGGCCGTTCATCGCCCTCAACTGCTCCGCGCTTCCCGGCGAGCTGGTGGAGCGCGAGCTGTTCGGCCACGTGCGCGGCGCGTTCACGGGCGCGGACCGCGACGCGGAGGGGCTGTTCGAGGCGGCGGACGGCGGCACGCTGTTCCTGGACGAGGTGGGCGACCTGGCTCCGCCCGCGCAGGCCAAGCTTCTGCGGGCGTTGGAGGAGCGGCAGGTGACCCGGCTGGGATCGACGAAGCCCGTGCCCGTGGACGTACGGATGGTCGCGGCCACCAATCGCCCGCTGGAGGCCATGGTCGCCTCCGGCGCCTTCCGCGACGACCTCCTGTACCGGCTGCGCGTGATCGCCCTCCAGATCCCGCCGCTGCGCGACCGGCGCGAGGACGTGATGCCCTTGGCGCTGCACTTCCTGGCGCACTTCGCCGGGCGCTACGGACGGCCTGTGCGCGGCTTTTCCGACGCCGCGCGGCGTCTTCTGCTGTCCTATGACTGGCCGGGGAACGTGCGCGAGCTGCGCAACGCGGTAGAGCGGGCGGTGGTGATGGCCGAGGAGGACGAGATCGGGGCGGGGGACGTGCCGCCGCAGCTGGCGGAGAGCCGCGCGCCCGTGGGGCCGGTGGATGCCGCGCTCGCCGACCTCCCCTTCGCCGAGGCGCGCGACCGGGCGATGGAGGCGTGGGAGCGGCGCTTCCTGGCCGCCGCGCTGGAGAGGCACGGCGACAACGTGTCCGCCACCGCCCGCGCGCTGGACCTGCACCGCCAGAGCCTGCAGAAGCGGCTGCGCTCGCTGGGACTCACGCGGGAAGGGCCGGCAGACGGACCCGGCCCATCGGCGTAG
- a CDS encoding MerC domain-containing protein, with product MSTTPARARTAPAFGWAAALPLLCSVHCVAAPLLTVVAPAFAIAPATEHAVQFASAVLAVIMAWSGLRAHRRTIVLAPMALGMGVWAVAETVGVGGAAEQAAHVAGGLLLAAGMLWNGHLRHHASCHHCGCPAHHD from the coding sequence ATGAGCACCACTCCCGCGCGCGCCCGCACGGCGCCTGCGTTCGGCTGGGCGGCCGCGCTTCCGCTGCTGTGCTCGGTCCATTGCGTCGCAGCCCCGCTGCTCACGGTCGTCGCCCCGGCGTTCGCCATCGCCCCCGCCACGGAGCACGCGGTGCAGTTCGCCTCGGCCGTGCTGGCCGTCATCATGGCGTGGTCCGGGCTTCGCGCGCACCGCCGCACGATCGTCCTCGCCCCGATGGCGCTGGGGATGGGCGTGTGGGCGGTGGCGGAAACCGTCGGCGTCGGCGGCGCGGCCGAGCAGGCGGCCCACGTGGCGGGCGGCCTGCTCTTGGCTGCGGGGATGCTGTGGAACGGCCATCTGCGCCACCATGCCTCGTGCCACCACTGCGGCTGCCCCGCGCACCACGACTGA
- a CDS encoding nucleotidyltransferase domain-containing protein gives MHGSADADGTGMIAGDEPEVAACLDARERAAVAELVRQVRQRVRAELVHAALFGSKARRQARPDSDVDVLLIWRRLPPDREPQAGHAEAIADEVAARTGVDVGVWSVSLQDLGQGCRTPMLVDALDDAVPLWPSHTPLPVVPFTPDDARFCAARLLDRVDEGSEEVVRSLRDGPDAWVRRVRDDLVRLCTAALLLAGDTRPRRGDAVRRFLERTPNLPLSRAERAALAWAARSYPPGHVELDDESPVPPPPVDLDTLLNLVDRVRALVVRQGRQVARSGGFHRG, from the coding sequence ATGCACGGGAGCGCGGATGCGGACGGGACAGGGATGATCGCGGGGGACGAGCCGGAGGTGGCGGCCTGCCTGGACGCACGGGAACGCGCCGCCGTCGCCGAGCTGGTGAGGCAGGTGCGCCAGCGCGTCCGCGCGGAGCTGGTGCACGCGGCGCTGTTCGGCTCCAAGGCGCGGCGGCAGGCGCGTCCCGATTCCGACGTGGACGTGCTCCTGATCTGGCGCCGGCTGCCGCCTGATCGCGAGCCCCAGGCCGGCCACGCCGAGGCCATCGCCGACGAGGTGGCGGCGCGCACCGGCGTGGACGTTGGCGTGTGGTCCGTCTCGCTCCAGGATCTGGGCCAGGGCTGCCGCACGCCCATGCTGGTGGACGCGCTGGACGACGCCGTTCCCCTCTGGCCCTCGCACACGCCTCTCCCCGTGGTCCCGTTCACCCCCGACGATGCACGGTTCTGCGCGGCGCGGCTGTTGGACCGCGTGGACGAAGGGAGCGAGGAAGTCGTGCGGAGCCTCCGGGACGGCCCGGACGCGTGGGTCCGCCGCGTGCGCGACGACCTGGTGCGGCTGTGCACCGCGGCGCTGCTGCTGGCGGGCGACACCCGTCCGCGGCGGGGCGACGCCGTCCGCCGGTTCCTGGAGCGCACCCCGAACCTGCCGCTTTCCCGCGCCGAGCGCGCGGCCCTGGCCTGGGCGGCGCGGTCGTATCCACCGGGGCACGTGGAGCTCGATGACGAGAGCCCGGTTCCCCCTCCGCCGGTGGACCTCGACACGCTGCTGAACCTGGTGGACCGGGTGCGCGCGCTGGTGGTTCGACAGGGCCGACAGGTGGCGCGCAGCGGGGGATTCCACCGGGGCTGA
- a CDS encoding S9 family peptidase — translation MNTLRPAAAAVALVLAAGVAPLPVAAQEVRSDSLFTTARILDFETVADPQISPDGRHVVYTRRWVDKLKDRWESSLWIVNADGTRNRFLVNGSNATWSPDGTRIAYLAEGEPKGTQVWVKYLDAEGASQVTRLSENPANVRWSPDGRSLGFTQFVPQETPWKIDLPAAPAGAQWTEAPRVVNRLHYRADRQGFLKAGNIHLFVVPADGGTARQVTTGDWSVGSRFDQLPGGVAWDWMPDGRTVVIEGLKIENPDSIYRDSYLYAVNVANGAVRQLTPDRGSWGKPAVSPDGSQIAFVGAPYSRMSYRAGDLWLMRADGGGIRRISGNFDRDPDNLVWAANGGGVYFTAQSEGASNVYFAPLQGGVRPVTRGAQVLTLNSLSRGGVGVGVRSTAREPGDVVRFEARNPGEVTRLTRVNDDVLQNVALGEVEEIWYTSSGGARVQGWIVKPPSFDPARKYPLLMEIHGGPHAMYNVGFNTMFQNFAANGFVVLYTNPRGSTGYGTEFGNAIQRAYPSVDYDDLMAGVDAVIARGYVDPANLFVGGCSGGGVLTSWVIGHTERFRAAAVRCPVINWLRFAGQTDVPLFVSNFFDRPFWEDPQAWLKQSPLMYVGNVKTPTLIMTGELDLRTPMPQSEEYFAALKMRGVPTTLLRFAGEYHGTGSRPSNWMRTQLYMMDWYRRWGTFDDAAPRAAAP, via the coding sequence ATGAACACTCTCCGTCCGGCGGCCGCCGCCGTCGCGCTGGTGCTGGCCGCGGGCGTTGCCCCGCTCCCCGTCGCCGCGCAGGAGGTTCGCTCCGACTCGCTGTTCACCACCGCCCGCATCCTGGACTTCGAGACGGTTGCCGATCCGCAGATTTCTCCCGACGGGCGCCACGTGGTCTACACCCGGCGCTGGGTAGACAAGCTGAAGGACCGGTGGGAATCCAGCCTGTGGATCGTGAACGCCGACGGCACCCGCAACCGGTTCCTGGTGAACGGATCCAACGCCACGTGGTCGCCGGATGGAACCCGCATCGCCTACCTGGCCGAGGGAGAGCCCAAGGGGACGCAGGTGTGGGTGAAGTACCTGGATGCCGAGGGCGCCAGCCAGGTCACCCGCCTTTCCGAGAACCCCGCCAACGTGCGCTGGTCTCCCGACGGACGGTCGCTGGGCTTTACGCAGTTCGTGCCGCAGGAAACCCCCTGGAAGATCGACCTTCCCGCCGCGCCCGCGGGAGCGCAGTGGACCGAGGCGCCCCGCGTGGTCAACCGGCTGCACTACCGGGCCGACCGGCAGGGGTTCCTCAAGGCCGGCAACATTCACCTGTTCGTGGTTCCCGCGGATGGCGGAACGGCGCGCCAGGTGACGACGGGCGACTGGAGCGTAGGGTCGCGCTTCGACCAGCTTCCCGGCGGCGTGGCGTGGGACTGGATGCCCGACGGGAGAACCGTCGTCATCGAGGGGTTGAAGATCGAGAACCCCGACAGCATCTACCGCGACTCGTACCTGTACGCGGTAAACGTGGCGAACGGCGCGGTGCGCCAGCTGACGCCCGACCGCGGGAGTTGGGGAAAGCCGGCCGTTTCTCCCGACGGCAGCCAGATCGCCTTCGTGGGCGCGCCGTATTCGCGGATGAGCTACCGCGCGGGCGACCTGTGGCTGATGCGCGCGGACGGCGGGGGCATCCGGCGCATCTCCGGCAACTTCGACCGCGATCCCGACAACCTGGTCTGGGCCGCGAACGGCGGCGGCGTGTACTTCACGGCCCAGAGCGAAGGAGCGAGCAACGTCTATTTCGCCCCGCTCCAGGGCGGCGTGCGGCCGGTGACCCGGGGCGCGCAGGTGCTCACGCTCAACTCCCTGTCCCGCGGCGGCGTGGGCGTAGGCGTACGCAGCACGGCGCGTGAGCCCGGCGACGTGGTGCGCTTCGAGGCGCGCAACCCGGGCGAGGTCACACGCCTGACGCGGGTGAACGACGACGTGCTGCAGAACGTGGCGCTTGGCGAGGTCGAGGAGATCTGGTACACCTCGTCGGGCGGGGCGCGGGTGCAGGGGTGGATCGTAAAGCCCCCGTCGTTCGACCCGGCGCGCAAGTACCCGCTGCTCATGGAGATCCACGGGGGCCCGCACGCCATGTACAACGTGGGCTTCAACACGATGTTCCAGAACTTCGCCGCGAACGGGTTCGTGGTGCTGTACACCAACCCGCGCGGCAGCACCGGGTACGGCACCGAGTTCGGCAACGCCATCCAGCGCGCGTACCCCAGCGTGGACTACGACGACCTGATGGCGGGTGTGGACGCGGTGATCGCCCGCGGGTACGTAGACCCCGCCAACCTCTTCGTGGGGGGATGCAGCGGCGGGGGCGTGCTCACCAGCTGGGTGATCGGCCACACCGAGCGCTTCCGCGCGGCGGCCGTGCGCTGTCCGGTGATCAACTGGCTGCGCTTCGCGGGCCAGACCGACGTTCCGCTGTTCGTGTCCAACTTCTTCGACCGGCCCTTCTGGGAAGATCCGCAGGCCTGGCTGAAGCAGTCGCCCCTGATGTACGTGGGCAACGTAAAGACCCCCACGCTGATCATGACCGGCGAACTGGACCTGCGGACGCCCATGCCGCAGTCCGAGGAATACTTCGCCGCGCTGAAGATGCGGGGCGTTCCCACGACGCTGCTCCGCTTCGCGGGCGAGTACCACGGCACCGGGTCGCGGCCCTCCAACTGGATGAGGACGCAGCTGTACATGATGGACTGGTACCGCCGCTGGGGCACCTTCGACGACGCGGCGCCACGAGCGGCGGCACCCTGA
- the mrdA gene encoding penicillin-binding protein 2: MKLFQRDTRQRRSLGALFAVTFVVAMLLTAFFHTQVVAGEQYAMRSEENRLRGIPIPAPRGTILDRNGDVVATSITSYSLAVLPGDSAVVLQTLNDLAPFLGLAASDIETLMAKRNRRPHDLLEVTNRATFSQAAAVEERRAAFSNLMVVERPQRYYPAGAAIGHLSGYVTEITKQQLELPEYRQAGYKQGRLIGQAGIEKQYELALAGRDGARFVEVDAKGRVVDPRSTVGAQAPVAGNSMKLTLDLDLQEYTHSIFPDTMKGAVVAMVPSTGEILALYSHPTYDPNAFVGRIPPRLWGALNTDPRLPMYNRTISAQYPPASTFKTITAAIGVQRGILKAGTRMPISCTGGMAYAGRYSRCWNRQGHGNVDLAGAIEESCNVYFYQVGIRIGLNELTRAGVRLGFTKQTGIDLPAEKPGIFPTGLDWYKERFGVPPVPSDVMSLAIGQGPNSQTPLRMAYVYSALAGNGTAPAPRLVAGDTIDRGEGIDLGIDATGLEALWEGLRLVTEQEGTALQSSLARYKLYGKTGTAQNPQGDDHGWFVGFAGRPDNHPDIVVAVIVEHGLHGDAAAPLGAKVANFYLDKKYGHPFDPQPTLGERWRAGRAGTDGQWDTPNRRLKPRASTGGSESGNRARRESRERGNDTPREQRSDSGDTN, encoded by the coding sequence ATGAAGCTCTTTCAGCGCGATACGCGCCAGCGGCGCAGCCTCGGTGCGCTGTTCGCCGTAACGTTCGTCGTCGCCATGCTGCTCACCGCCTTCTTCCACACGCAGGTGGTGGCGGGCGAGCAGTACGCCATGCGTTCCGAGGAAAACCGCCTGCGCGGCATTCCCATCCCGGCGCCCCGCGGCACCATCCTGGACCGCAACGGCGACGTGGTGGCCACCAGCATCACCTCGTACTCGCTGGCCGTACTGCCGGGCGACAGCGCGGTGGTGCTGCAGACGCTGAACGACCTGGCTCCCTTCCTGGGGCTGGCGGCCAGCGACATCGAAACGTTGATGGCCAAGCGCAACCGCCGCCCGCACGACCTGCTGGAGGTGACGAACCGCGCCACCTTTTCGCAGGCCGCCGCCGTCGAGGAGCGCCGCGCCGCGTTCAGCAACCTGATGGTGGTGGAGCGGCCCCAGCGCTACTACCCGGCGGGCGCCGCCATCGGCCACCTGTCGGGCTACGTCACCGAGATCACCAAGCAGCAGCTGGAACTTCCGGAGTACCGGCAGGCGGGCTACAAGCAGGGCCGGCTGATCGGGCAGGCGGGGATCGAAAAGCAGTACGAGCTGGCCCTGGCCGGCCGCGATGGCGCCCGCTTCGTAGAGGTGGACGCCAAGGGCCGCGTGGTGGACCCGCGGTCTACCGTGGGCGCGCAGGCCCCCGTGGCCGGCAACTCCATGAAGCTGACGCTGGACCTGGACCTCCAGGAGTACACGCACAGCATCTTCCCCGACACCATGAAGGGCGCCGTGGTGGCGATGGTGCCCAGCACGGGCGAAATCCTGGCGCTGTACAGCCACCCCACGTACGACCCCAACGCCTTCGTGGGCCGCATTCCGCCGCGGCTGTGGGGCGCGCTGAACACCGATCCGCGCCTGCCGATGTACAACCGGACGATCTCGGCGCAGTACCCGCCGGCGTCCACCTTCAAGACCATCACGGCGGCCATCGGCGTGCAGCGCGGCATCCTGAAGGCGGGAACGCGGATGCCCATCTCCTGCACGGGCGGCATGGCGTACGCGGGGCGCTACTCGCGCTGCTGGAACCGGCAGGGGCACGGAAACGTGGACCTTGCCGGGGCCATCGAAGAATCGTGCAACGTCTACTTCTACCAGGTGGGCATCCGCATCGGGCTCAACGAACTCACGCGCGCGGGCGTGCGCCTGGGCTTCACCAAGCAGACGGGCATCGACCTGCCCGCCGAAAAGCCGGGCATCTTCCCCACGGGGCTGGACTGGTACAAGGAGCGCTTCGGCGTTCCGCCGGTGCCCAGCGACGTGATGAGCCTGGCCATCGGGCAGGGACCCAACTCGCAGACGCCGCTGCGGATGGCGTACGTGTACAGCGCGCTGGCGGGCAACGGCACCGCGCCGGCACCGCGCCTGGTGGCGGGCGACACCATCGATCGGGGCGAAGGCATTGACCTGGGGATCGACGCGACGGGGCTGGAGGCGCTGTGGGAGGGCCTGCGGCTGGTGACGGAACAGGAGGGCACGGCCCTGCAGTCCAGCCTGGCGCGCTACAAGCTGTACGGAAAGACGGGCACCGCGCAGAACCCGCAGGGCGACGACCACGGCTGGTTCGTGGGCTTCGCGGGCCGGCCGGACAACCACCCCGACATCGTGGTGGCGGTGATCGTGGAGCACGGGCTTCACGGCGACGCGGCGGCCCCGCTGGGCGCCAAGGTGGCCAACTTCTACCTCGACAAGAAGTACGGCCACCCGTTCGACCCGCAGCCCACGCTGGGCGAGCGCTGGCGCGCGGGCCGGGCCGGCACGGACGGGCAGTGGGACACGCCCAACCGGCGCCTGAAGCCTCGCGCTTCCACCGGAGGCAGCGAGTCCGGCAACCGCGCGCGCCGCGAATCGCGCGAGCGGGGGAACGACACGCCTCGCGAGCAGCGGTCGGACTCCGGCGACACGAATTAG